From Rhopalosiphum padi isolate XX-2018 chromosome 2, ASM2088224v1, whole genome shotgun sequence:
aaattaatatacttaaataataaaataactaaaatgtatatattcaaGATAATTTATTAGCAACCAATTAAGTggctatattgtttttatttcacattcacatcaaaataataatatattaatacataataatgtataaaatgtattcagtCACTCTAAAAGAATTTatgcaaaactaaaaatatttttgaataatctaagaaaaaacacttttttcaatttacatTTATCATTCATAATCTAGACAAAGTATTACTTACTTAAAGCTTGACGATATGAAATAATGGCGGCATAAGAGTTTTTCATTTCAATGTATTCATGTCCCAGTAAAGTCCAAGCAGTTACATTAAATGGATTAATTCTCACagcttttttaaaatacaaaactgaTTTGGCGTGATcacattttaaactatacatattccctaaaaacaaaattttaagataaataccGTGTTGATGATTACATTTGTTACAATATAAAGCAAAATATTAGCATTTTCACACAACATTAGctaaaaatttaagatattaagATCTTTTAAGATATTCTTCATTAAAAATGCAACTAACTTTATTAGAATtaaacaaaaagttttaaattttgctttaaataataaatttcatacactatttattattaatatatattaccgaGGACACATAAAGTTTCTTGACGGTAACGATCAATAGACGCTACATACTTGGATAAAACTACGAGTTCATCAGGACTAGTACAGACATACATAAGATTTGATAATAGATCTAAATTATCTATTCTGAATGGATCCATTTCCATAACAGTTTTAAATGATACTATTGCATGCGAGATTtctgtagaaaaattaaaaattgatgttaaaaagttaatttatgcaTAAAcatgagttataaattaatatttaccacGCTTGTTATGATGTGCAATAGCTAATTGAGCTTGTAGATATGGCCAATCTTGAAAAACAGTATGGCCCAGCTtcaaaatatcattgtatatatttactgCTCGATcagttatttgaaaatcaacATACATATGTGCAATAAAAAGAAGATGCATCCAATGATTTTCTTTACTTTCATTAAGTCGTAAGTTCAATGCATCAAGCTAAACAATGAatagtcaaaataaattattgtaaaatctgtTTTAACtggtataatatttgtagtaaTTACCATATGTAAGTCCTTAATTAATGTTGCTAACTCTATCCAAGCACCCCAGTAACATGGTTGAATTTGTAATGCTCTGACCAATATATCTATAGCTTCATCACATCTATCTATTCTTTTTAACATAACAGCTGTAAGCCATAACAAATATGGATCTTCTCGTTTAATTCGAGCTTCTTTGTGATCACCAGCAGACATATTATTTTCTGATTGAGCAGCTAGTGctgtaattttaacttttttagtaGTATTGTTgcgttttgtaattttatttttttttcctagaGTAGTTGTACTGGCTTTTTCAATTCTTAAACTACGTGGTCGTCTACTACATCGTCTTCCTTTAGGAGTGGAATCATCTTCTTGCTGTAGTACAGAGTGTTTTTGATTAACTATGTCAATATCCAATGTCTCTTGAGATTGTGTTTCTTCTTCAGATTCTTCATCAGAATCATCTTCACTGCCATATACATTGAGTATTAATAGTTCAtctaataattccatatatGCTCGCATATTAATTGGTTTAAACGAATCAAATAAGTTAGTTCGCTCATATATACATTCATTGTGAATGCTTAAATATCTAGCCATATAATGCAAAAACATAGATTTGCTGTTATTTGTATGTTTTGCTATGTGTGCACagctataaatatagtatataaaaaatatattaaaatcaattaacatgttacatagatatatagatatttaaaattacctgGGATAATCTTCTAGATCAAAATATGCACGTGCTTTAAAATACACCAAATAGTCTTCTAAATTTGTAAACGCTGGTTCTAACTCAAAACGTAtgaattcattattttcattttcaaattcaaaatatggaggtatattttttaaagttatcatTAGTTCTGATAgactgtaaaaaaaaagaaatcaaattattttttattattaatattagtgttatGATGTAAACTTTTCATTTATGAACAGTGGCTTTAAAAGCAATACTTACAATTTTGTACTGTGGTGCAAACATCTGTCTCTGGATTCTTGTAAAGCATAAATAATTTCAGCTTTTATAAGCAATGGATCTTTGAAGAACTTGTAAAAAGGAAAGTATATATTGGTCATGATGTAGACGTagatttgacaaaataatactGACAATTAAATAAAGTTTGTCTCAGTCCAGCAGACAACTGTTTAATCGCTATTGTATGATTGACGAGTGACGACAATAACTATCATttctcgtataaaatatttataagacgtTTCGTTgagtttaatgtaaaattatgatttacaaatgacacattttatttatgttatttatttacaataatttataggtaataggtactacAATACATTgacatataaaacattataaaattatacattatgatttaagtctgtatttcatattttcgtcGCGAACCGTTGTGATAACTTTAGATAATACAGTATCTAACCGGGTTTACCACAAAcacagatatagataataattattattatattaaatatattatctatatctgtGACCACAAATCACGAACTAAGATATATCTATCAAATAGTAAATTCTGTCCGTCTATCTTTTATTCCACATATTAGTAGTTCCAAAGTCAATTTGTACGAATCGAATTAATATCAAAACGGGGAAAAGTAACCGCCACGAactatgattaatgattataatcatACCGCTCAGCTATACAGTTGTATAGTAGTATACTGATTACTGAATACACGTACAGTACAAACGGTAATCGATCAAAAAGTCCCGGGACAAAAAGACCGTGGACACAGGGCCGGATTAAGCTAAAATTATACACTAGGCAAAACAATTTAGGCGCCCTTAAAAGATTCATGTtactctataatctatatacttaatttttttttttttaatactataggtatctaattgttatttgtttcacTTCATAATTCATAGGTTAGCAGGTCTTTGATATCTCAATAGTTTTATGGCATTATTCATACTCAttactcatattttatattatgtatttatttctttaatacaacttataaatatttatacacaaaagtaatgttacaaatattacaatatatttatatgaatatatatattatttataaaatttatattataaatatattatatttccatgTGCAAATCATTATACATGTGTCTAGTGAGCTCCATCCTGTTAAACAACTTACTGCTGTCTCAAAATAGCTACACAGGCCAGatcttctaatttatttttaaataattggaaGTGAATTACGTATttctataactaatatattttattaataatattatgtctacgtaatttcataatattgtaatatttttcaattatatatttttttgtgtgtgtgaaGTTAGTTTCTATGTTATCCATAAATATGTCATCCTATATTATTTCTCGTCTCGAGCGCCCCTAAAATTTCGGCGCTCTAGGCAAATGCCTACTTTGCGTATACGTTAATCCATGCCTGCGTGGACAAAAAGTCCGGATTCAGTTTTTATAgtcggacaaaaagtccgaaaatacaaaatattttatataatatttatttaaaaattttaaaatgtttgtagacattatatattatatacattatattattataatttttttcgactcttattttcatctataattatataatttattatcaattttaattttaatagatacatatatttaaaaatattaacataggtAAAATCACACGATCTCTTAGGAACAacaatatcaacatttatttgtaactaaatacatttcaacaaacaatgaattttattttatttataaataagtcaattcaactaaaactaaaaataaataaatagtatatacctatgaaaaataaaatataaatttgtcattactataaatacctaactatagtggatttccgttatatttttgttggttataggtacaaaaatataataatataatatgtgtacaaacatttttaaatttttaaatattaatttttgaactttttgtcCGACTTTAAAAACTGAATCCGGACTTTTtgtccaactttttttaaaacggacTTTTTGTCTATGGACTTTTTGTCCGCGATTCAGTACAGACTATACTAGTACTCTACTACAGTATCATTTCTTagattaattatcaatttaatataatatatatttttaattataatttttagtgttCCCAAAAATCCATAAACGGGTAAAAGATATTGGAACTATTTCTCCACGTCAGTTTAAAAGgcgtttaagaaataaaataaaataacttaataatagtcTACCAATTgccacaaattttaaaattcagttatcatCTCAGGTacgttcaatattaattaatattataattaaaagaaaataagtttgtttaactttttattttttttttttaattaaattcaattgcTCTTTTAAAATCCCCTGCTAAACAACTTTATTCAACCACTATTACTAACAATAACTGCAGTTATATTGAACCATGTGATTCCAATACAACACTGAACCTTACTAATGAATTTCATACTTGTATTGTaagtattacttatattttttatttcattatatacataagCGCAACTAGTGTATGGCTGTTGACTGTTGAGGCTTAGCacctctaaaataaattattcaattgtttcctaaaatataaataactcttATAAAATTCAACtgtaattcttaatttttattattattttacattgcctatgataaatatattaaatagcatTAACTGTATGCTTGTATTTGTTAAAAGAAATCAATTTTTGTCGTCAGTATAttggtacattattatacataattttacagtatatactatatacactgaACTATCATATAaagatagtatattattattgaaaaaaattaaacttgagtaaatttgttttgttttgtatattttttttatagttgtaagtgaatatataatatggtggtGTGGGGGCTACGCCTTATTGGGTTACTTTACAATTTTCATGTAATATCAGGTGGCGGGTACAGCTCCCCAACATTTTAGCTCTAGTTGTGCCACTAGATAGCctataagtacttatacattcattttttttaggaatattCTGCAGAGATTCAGCCAATTGATgacatattgtacctatatgaaaCTAATGGCAATAAggataaaaaccaaaatttagtCCAACAAATTCGTAAGTGGGCTGTGCAGTTTAATGTATCACATGGTTGTGCAaatgaaatgttaaatattcttaggaacacaaattaataattaaattgttgacGGCAACGACAAGAACGGAGCGATCGGGCAGTCATGGTGTGTTACGACTgacaactgttttattttaatatccttAATTATTTCGTtgtgctattatatattttttctatttcgattaatataactatttgtttttattctcatATCGAGGTACGCACCAAAGCGTTTGTGGCGAGGAAACACTTTAGTAGAAAATAGCAAGAcactataatactttatttctcttccagtactcgttatcgtggtcagttgagaaataatacgattttgtCCAGGTTAAAGAGATCTCACTCTCAAACATccagtactcgttatcgtggtcagCTGTTTGAGAGTAAATTAACCTTAGAGTTATAACGTATAAACCCTGCGAGTCTTATTAAATTGTTCTTTGCGTagtactcgttatcgtggtcaCCAAAGGATTGTTGAGTAAGCGCTTACCACAGGTATCGATTACTACTTGTTTGACGGTTTGGGAATCGGATGCCGAGATACCTATTCTATACGTTAAACCATCGCGTGACATATACGGATATCGGGATATACGACACCACACAAGAACATACGTCATACACtcatacaaaattacatttcgTGTCCAGTACCATGATCGATACGAGTTGGATTACCAAAGCTGTCGACGATATAAGCGGtaagtttaataatgttttgttgaatGACAGATGACAatctttacataatatgtacttcgGGCAatctctaaaaataaattttaaaataaatcgttgcaataaaatacaattttcaaatcaattattatctAGTCGGTTTtaacaaatagtaaaatgtagAAAAAGCTTTATTTCCTAACCTACAGCTCCCTTTCAATGGTTCCACTTCTGTGATCCAATcattaattgtgtttatttaaaacattaaataactgGAAAATCACATTAAACACCGTCAAAGTTTTATTCAATGGTTGTTTAAACCACCACAAATTCGCGCCGTTCATGGCACAACCGGTTCGGTCAATTGTGCGTCGGGTGCGAACTTTACGCACACGTCTCCACCCCGCTGCCGCTTAAGGCTATCGCGACACCGGTGTGCATGCTCGCCGACTCCGCCGTTACGGCCGCCTCTGTTTTGTTCTTTTCCAGCGGTCGACCACAACGGTCGATATACCTTTTTTGCTGGCCGTGGGCCTCGCGTATCGTCACCGCAGTTGCGTTTTTTTCGCGTCTTGTTCGGACCACGTGGTCGACGAGGTTTTTTGTGCGTTGTTGCCATAAATTACGCATAGTTGCGTTGCTGTGCTGGTGTTCATacaccaaaattattatattatattcgttcgtGTGCGTCGTGTAACGTGCTGTCCGAGAAAACACGTGTTTAAACGAGCTCTTCTGTGTGTTGTCGCCACAGAATCTCACACGGTGTTTTTCGTCACCGGGTGTGACGCGCTCATCTCAATACAATCATCATTGTTCCAGCGTTCCGGACCACAAGGCAGAGCTCGGGCGGTGTCGGTATCGTTAAACTcctttttttgtattatcataattgtattgtttgatttattgTAATCGTTACAtatccaaattatttattttattattatctcatgGGCACCCACCTTGATTAGGATTTTTAGGccgtttgtatttattattattattattattattatttgattattatatttttagcgcCCGGCAAACGCGGGACGCATAATGTTAATTTCGGCGTTttctatgatttatattataagtttattcaGTTAGGAATATATTTGTGGTCACCTTCTACTATCCCCTATTCGAGTGCGTGATAAAAGTGTTGTCTGCGACCGCACTTATTACGTGCCAAAACAATGGTATAGCATATATGGATTTGTAATCATTACCTACTGCTATTAATCCAATAATCTTAAAAAGTAAAGTTTGTAAAGTTAACTGATTCAGacgaataagtaaataacaaatgtataaagtatcaagataaaatataatttacatcaatgtaatatttacactaaaactatatttaattataataataactgtaaaaattgttttcaataaatatatacatactataggGACGATTTGACTTCCAAAAATAGTACAAAACGACTCTCCAAACAGATAAACGACCTGTGCGTTTTTCAGTATCAACTTGCGAATACGTTTGTCGCCGGCTTGAATAGATCTGTCATATTTAGTAGACCAAACTTGGTTTACAAGCTCAAATCGTCTCTACGTcagtgttaataatttttattaaacaaaaaagtttTCATTTATTACGAACATACAATTTCCATTTTTGTGGCTTGGTGTGGTGCGATCGTACACTCAACTGCGGAAAGCTCCGAGTGTACATATCGGCCGGTGTTGCTAGCTCCCGGATGGGTGACCACCCGAGATTTTAGTGACAAATTCTTGCCACTCATACAAACAAACGTGTTTCAACCTACCGTTCCACCCCCCTACAAACGAATTAAAACCATCCAATGGCCTTTGTTGCCGcggattaattaataaataataaaaaaaaattttcattctcATGTATTCGAGtattcctaaaaataaatagtcaataCACTGCAGAACAAGAAAAGAATCCGGAAGTTAcagttatatatagttatatactagtGAATTAATTTCCAGCTGCATATACGGTTTAAGGAATGCTTAGTAGAggaatttttatgttatagaaGTTTACGAATTCCTTGATAATAATTCCTCCTGTAGGAgaaggtaatataaataatatattagactaACGGTCCTTCTCATCATTAcctggtaattatttttattacataagtaatttccgaaaaaaagttttataaataatatttttatatttttattttattcaataataagtatatatcatACGCCAATATGGTTTacttactacctatatattactatagttacaaagttaataatatattatgttgccaCGGGCCAcggcttatttttaataaaatatttagttttgtttagTTATACTACTATAGATAATTAGTTGAATAcgttcttaaaaatatgttaatctaattataattattactgcatatattataattacggtAATAATAACCTACGGTGCTACAATTTTTTCACCATTTGGTAACGATCTACGAACATTCCATTTAATACAAGTTACTTTTTGGTATTCTGATATCCATTCATCAATATCTTCGATATTGAGTAAGTTACTGGAGTACACCGCTGATTGGTTGTAGCTGTAGTGAACGCTGGATGTTCGCCGTCCAGACCGGCCCTGTCCCAGCTGCTACATAAGTTTTCGTTTTTTAGCCTTGTCGCTGCCACTAGTTGTTTCTAGAAAGGACGGTGAGTacaatgcaattttatttattaaaatagaagaATACTATAACGGAAAAAATTGTAGAAGCTGTTCGGTGTGTTGAGTTATCAAACTATATATGCGCGTGTTTATTGCTTAATTTTTTCCGTGTGTGCTACTGATCGACACCCGTTTACAGAcagttaatagtttataataattataagatagttaaattaacaattattcaaacatttcaaacaatCATAATTCTGTAGTGGGCCAACAATTAGGTGTATTGATAAAGTATGAACTATGAAGTACCTAGTCGTGTCGAATGaaggaaaatgttaaaaatattacttagtgCTTTAGATTCTGAATAAAGTGaggaatatattgattttacaatgtgtgtttttttattttattttttacttttttgtctgtcatcatgttttggagtagtaataatgcttcgattttcgacttcagcccctctttgaaaaggtcatctagttagtacttgggggggggggaggtgaaaagtaaaaaatttccagtagttttcaaaagcgtcgggaaaaaccttgaaaaaataacggaaaaacgggaatttttacgcataaccattattcattttgattttgctgtaactcaaaaatgaataattgtaaatacttataatttccacaaaatgtttatgttatggttatctatttacgattaaattttcaaaatattttgacttttactACTAATTTAGCTACtaatagacaattgaaattttcgacttttttaagtttttttcttaaaatgccgataaaaatatttggctatccaaatatttttaaaatttaatacaaggtttattataagttatacttatcgtggtaaaaaaaaaacaaaaaattgttccGATGCGTAAAACACCGGTCACCGATTAgctcaattatataaattataaaataaatgtttttcgtCTTTAAAACACAACAATGTACGTTGATTTAAGAATTTCATTTTGAGAAAGCAAAAACTGCACACGGGCGAAGCCGGGTAATTCAtctagtacaaaataaaataatataaacaaaacggTACGCGCGTAGTGAAAATAGCGCGGTGTCGTATCTATAACGGAAGCACTTttagtatcattaaattattaacatgttAATGTTAAACCATGTACATACTTTATTTTCTAATCTTTGTTTTAACGCATAATCAATCATTTTTCCATTACTAAACacgaattaattatattacactttTGCACTCAAGTTGAAacgttttttaatttcttagatTGTTTGCTACCaattattttgtgaaaaatgTTGGCCAAAATTGTGCAAAATATATGGAAAAGTTTACCATTAAGTCGCCCTTGTATGTCCCAGATTCAAACTATAGCAACGTTACCTTCTCTCACATTTGAGTATAAAGATTTGGAACCAATTATATCACGAGACATTATGAAAATTCATCACCAAAACCATCATAAAACTTATATAGAAAACTACAACAAAACACTAGATCAATTACGGACTGCTGTAGCAAAAGACGATACAGCGAAAATCATCAGCTTGGCACCTGCACTTAAGTTCAATGGTGGTGGTCATATTAATCATTCTATTTTCTGGGATACACTTACACCTCATTCAACTAAGCCTTCTAATGATTTGGATAAGGCTTTAATCCAAAACTTTGGTTCAtatgatgaatttaaaaaagaattagCTGCAGCTTCTATTGCAGTACAAGGCTCAGGATGGGGTTGGCTTGGGTGTAATCCTCAAACTAAGAAGTTGATAGTAAAAAGTTGTGCTAACCAAGATCCACTATTTCCAACTACTGGATTGATTCCTTTGTTTGGAATTGATGTTTGGGAACATGCTTACTACttgcaatataaaaatgttcgtgCTGATTATGTCAACGCAATTTTTGAAGTTGTGAATTGGGATGCCGTGTCCAAACGTTTTGCTGAAGCTTTTGCAGAATGCCGTATAATATCggcataatttaatatcataatatattgtacgcgCGTTCCGGTTACAATAGGTGTTGCCGATCGACACacgaacacacacacaaacactcaCGCGCATCAGCcgctaattttatatttatttttgtcttctttattatacctaattattattgtctcgtgaattatagaatattgtatTACGTAAATTACGACGGCGTGTTATCTGCCGCCGTAAAGGCTTGCCGATTCGCGCAGTTTAACACGGCCGCCGTAATTTTCTCCAGTCTTGCTCGTACCATCGAGGTTGTTCTAAAAcacgtaaaattatatttacgtatgagtttttgttgaatttcttttattataaattgcaaggcgcgaatcgccactatatagtatatcgttatattttataggcgCAAATCgccacattttttattataattatttattaacgctAAGcgcaacattttttatttacaatattatattgataggcGCTAATCGccgcattttttattatattaatttaatttgtgtaattattatatagcggTATAGGTGCAGCTGGCCAGCCGTGTACCGACAATTTGTgagttttatatcattatttatttatattttatattggttgTGCCCAATCGGCATTAAgttgacaattatattatacattattattttatatttagcggtataatattacttattacttatttattaatcttaGGTTGTGCTGAACcggcaattatattttatacattttttattgttgggCCGAAAGGgccgtaattatttattatcatattatatattttttaccatacCTCCAATTTGAGTTACCATTTAATCAAAGTTACCTATTTGTCCTTAGTTTTTAAGATTACACACAGTACACACAAATatagacacacacacaccatcACCACCCACATACTAGCACTCACAGGTTTTGCTCAGCGACCCTGTCCAACTTTTGTTGAGTatgctatatacattatactcatTTACACAGGTCGGTCGGTGTGTGCGTGCCGTTCCACGAAGCATAAGGTAACCGGGCGCGCATATTATTAACTTACGCTCCCGAAccgtacatatttaaatttaaacaattaaatatgtacTGTTTATGTATTCCTGTAAATActgttaattttcaattaaaatatactaatagaaaaaaaaaacaaacaccaACGACCCGATCCAGCAGGTGGCAGAACAGTGATCCTGCAAACCACGGGAGCGGACCCAGGCTGAACTGCAGCCAGAGTTAGGCGCAGGCCTTTGGAGCAGCTGCGGCGAGACCCGTCGTTGTGCTCAGCTTACGTTCGGGGATGGGAAGACCGAACAGCCGACGTCCACAGGAGTCTGAGGGCGTTCCAGCCGTCATCCACGCGTCCGTCAGCAGCGGACCGGCCAACGGAGGACCACGGCACCAGCGACAGTGGCCAGCATTGTCGCAGCACTACGGCCGACACCCCCACCGACACCTTCAACACATCAAACACGTCTCAATTTTGCAACCGTTATTTTGATTGTGCTCATCTTTTGTACTACACGTACAAGATACATCGCCGTAACGTAAGTCCACGGACATTCGTCCGTCGtcgtgttaattttttttttctgtacgatatatttttacctttacaCGTGTTCTCTCTATTTAGCAGTCACCTTGTGTACTCGTTATCCACATCTCAATAAgcctaataactaaaaaaacctCGTGCGTTTGTGTCTCCGCACCCCAATTCTACGATTCGGTGTCTTGTCGTCGTTATTCCGCCATTGTTTTGTGTTTGGCCGTCTAAAGCTCATCCGAGCTGATCGTCGTTTCGCGCCCTGTCGTGTTCGCGGTCATAGTGTTTTTTGGCTCGCTTGCCACCCGGCTTATTGTATTTTGTGCCGTCACCCGTCCGTCTTACGCAGTGCGACCCGTGTAGTGCACCCCTTTTCGCTTTTCGCGTATTGTTCGCCCGCAACGCCGAGTTCGCCGTGCGAACACGTTCAAATATACTCAGCCATTTTGTCTTTTGTACCGCGGTCTACGCCGTGACAACGGACGCTCACGCGCAACGGTTCGCGTCGTCGAGTTCGCGACCGTTATTGTTATCCGAGCACGCGTCGTCCGGTGGTTCTATATTTTCCACGCCCGTTCTATTCGAGTAATCACCCGTACACATCGTCGTTGACCCATTTCGTCGTGATCAACATTTGCACAGTTGTCGCAGCTCCAATCAGTGTCCCCGACGGTTATCATCGATCCGTTATCACGTTGTCAACATCAACATCGCCGGTTATCAGATCGTACAcgcaaattattatttgacttaTTATCCGACGCTGTATTTTGTACTATTTCTATCTA
This genomic window contains:
- the LOC132922055 gene encoding cell division cycle protein 23 homolog isoform X1 — its product is MTNIYFPFYKFFKDPLLIKAEIIYALQESRDRCLHHSTKFLSELMITLKNIPPYFEFENENNEFIRFELEPAFTNLEDYLVYFKARAYFDLEDYPSCAHIAKHTNNSKSMFLHYMARYLSIHNECIYERTNLFDSFKPINMRAYMELLDELLILNVYGSEDDSDEESEEETQSQETLDIDIVNQKHSVLQQEDDSTPKGRRCSRRPRSLRIEKASTTTLGKKNKITKRNNTTKKVKITALAAQSENNMSAGDHKEARIKREDPYLLWLTAVMLKRIDRCDEAIDILVRALQIQPCYWGAWIELATLIKDLHMLDALNLRLNESKENHWMHLLFIAHMYVDFQITDRAVNIYNDILKLGHTVFQDWPYLQAQLAIAHHNKREISHAIVSFKTVMEMDPFRIDNLDLLSNLMYVCTSPDELVVLSKYVASIDRYRQETLCVLGNMYSLKCDHAKSVLYFKKAVRINPFNVTAWTLLGHEYIEMKNSYAAIISYRQALKINIRDYRAWYGLGQIYELVKLPNYALFYFTHARDLRPRDYRMLVSLGEMFERADRIFESMACFYKALFYDTDGTIMLKLAKFYDRYGDCSNELTREHFSVMTKRALQVGIKNRNTIELNLILSKIYLYLGHYYMDLHYYDRAISLAERCRDLWKDTETNVCQSLIVNKVLEHVNALLAEIEIRAGSDSSLASTAGAIKARRFLFGL
- the LOC132922055 gene encoding cell division cycle protein 23 homolog isoform X2, giving the protein MTNIYFPFYKFFKDPLLIKAEIIYALQESRDRCLHHSTKFLSELMITLKNIPPYFEFENENNEFIRFELEPAFTNLEDYLVYFKARAYFDLEDYPSCAHIAKHTNNSKSMFLHYMARYLSIHNECIYERTNLFDSFKPINMRAYMELLDELLILNVYGSEDDSDEESEEETQSQETLDIDIVNQKHSVLQQEDDSTPKGRRCSRRPRSLRIEKASTTTLGKKNKITKRNNTTKKVKITALAAQSENNMSAGDHKEARIKREDPYLLWLTAVMLKRIDRCDEAIDILVRALQIQPCYWGAWIELATLIKDLHMLDALNLRLNESKENHWMHLLFIAHMYVDFQITDRAVNIYNDILKLGHTVFQDWPYLQAQLAIAHHNKREISHAIVSFKTVMEMDPFRIDNLDLLSNLMYVCTSPDELVVLSKYVASIDRYRQETLCVLGNMYSLKCDHAKSVLYFKKAVRINPFNVTAWTLLGHEYIEMKNSYAAIISYRQALKINIRDYRAWYGLGQIYELVKLPNYALFYFTHARDLRPRDYRMLVSLGEMFERADRIFESMACFYKALFYDTDGTIMLKLAKFYDRYGDCSNELTREHFSVMTKRALQVGIKNRNTIELNLILSKIYLYLGHYYMDLHYYDRAISLAERCRDLWKDTETNVCQSLIVLEHVNALLAEIEIRAGSDSSLASTAGAIKARRFLFGL
- the LOC132922812 gene encoding superoxide dismutase [Mn], mitochondrial-like, encoding MLAKIVQNIWKSLPLSRPCMSQIQTIATLPSLTFEYKDLEPIISRDIMKIHHQNHHKTYIENYNKTLDQLRTAVAKDDTAKIISLAPALKFNGGGHINHSIFWDTLTPHSTKPSNDLDKALIQNFGSYDEFKKELAAASIAVQGSGWGWLGCNPQTKKLIVKSCANQDPLFPTTGLIPLFGIDVWEHAYYLQYKNVRADYVNAIFEVVNWDAVSKRFAEAFAECRIISA